The Chiloscyllium punctatum isolate Juve2018m chromosome 15, sChiPun1.3, whole genome shotgun sequence sequence GGACTAAGTAACAGTTATACAAAAATCCATCATAACCTCCTTATCCTTGAATTCAGTGCCTTGATTAAGAAAGACAAGTATCCCATATCACACATCAAGGTCCCACTGATGCTCTGTACTTTCTAAGGTCCTACCATTCAGCTTGCACTCCCTTGAGTTATTAGCCAtctcaaaatgcatgacctcacaggTTAAATTTCATTTGACATTGTTCAGCCCATATGATcaacctttctctctcatccTATAACCTAAGACTTTCCACTTCACTACTTATCAAAACACCAactttcatatcatctgcaaacttactgatcatacctCCCATACCTATATCTAAGTCATGTTCCTATTTGAAAAGAAATAACTTGCAATTATATAAAAGCTCTCTTGGTCTTGGGGAATATCCCAAAATGCTTTAAATCTGGGCTAGAACACCCTTTCGTATAGTGCCTTAGAATCTCTTGCAGCAACTGTgaagcagcagcactaaccattaaagccactgtgctgtccctaGATCATACTTCCATTTTCACTGAATAACACTTTGCAATCTTTGGAATGCACCCAAATTTTGCcttgaacatctctgcagcagtttctcagggtagtgtctgaAGTCCAACTATCCCCAGCTGCTTCCTCAATGATCTTCTGTCCAACATACTGTCAGAAGTGGGGTTATTCACTGGCAACTATACAgtgttcagttttattcatgatCCCAGATACTCTGAAGCAGTCCCAGACCATATCTACAAGATCTGGACAGCATTCAGACTAATAAGTGACAATTAACATTTGTGCCACGCAAGTGCAAACAATCACTGTCACAAACAGGAGAGAATCTGACCATCACCCCATGACAATCAACAGTATTATGATCACTGAAACCCACACCATCAATATCCTGGAGATTACCATTGACTAAAATTCATGTTGCTTTTGTCTTGCAGAAAGGCCCATTTGTTTACATGTCTTTGGCGGGGACTGTGGCACAATCTGATAATATCGTTTCTTTCCTATGTAAGTTCTTAATACTTGGATGAACCTCATGCAAAGTTGGTAATTATTGCTTTTCACAATAGATTTGGTGTTGTGCATTATCTCCCCTCcagctctattttgatttagtccctgccctccccttcactgttttgatcacacagcattgccctttgatgagaagggcagtgcttgtcactggccacttgggtgttttcctatcttcctggtggtggaaatcgaataaagattcgtgcaccttatGTTTCtcgctgtgtctcacacctacacacacacataccatgggtgctggagaaaaataagcactaccgcagttaggcggtggTGTGGGGGTTTTAAACAAAACCAGGAGAttattgccctttggtttgaagagCAGTgcaaaaaaaaatatatatatataaccatgcaAATGTGCCTTTTGGCTGAagtccaactggacttcaaacaggcactacaactagCTTTATCATTAgaaaaatgtggcaagtggagcataCCATGTAtaaaaggtttgagttataaacatAGGCTGGGACACTTTTCACGGGAGCATAGCAAGTTgtgaagtgaccttatagaaatttattaGATAATAAGAGGTATAGATAAAGTCAACAGtagttgaatttaaaaaaaagcaacttAATGATGGCACGGGAAATCACATCTCAATAATATGATGGCACAAAGATGATTGGCCTGGTAAGCAGTGCAGATGGAACAATAAAATTGCAGAGTGATTGAGCAAAACTGGCAAATGGATTTCTTTGCAGGCAAATAGGAGATCATCAGTTTGGACCTAAAAAGAATACATCAGGCTTCTTTTCAAATAGCAGAATTCTAGAAAAGAGTGGAAGTCCAACAGGACTTGAAACCCATATACACAGATCATTAAAACATTatgaacaacaacaaaaaaaagtcaTAAAGGCTAATAATAGAAGTCATTAAGATCTACTCATCTTGATTTCATGCTTTAGTTCTGTCAAGCATTAGGTAGACTTtccctggaatactgtgagcatcACATTTTACGAAGAATACATTGAAGCGTAGATTCAGTAGAATGGTATCTGAAATCCAGTGGTTAAGCCAAAAGGAGAGCTTACATTTCCTGGAGGTGTGTCTTCTAGAAATTAGAAAGTGAAGGATGATTTGATTGCAATTTTGAAGATATTGGGAAGAACAGATAAGGTAAGTCTATCTCTTGGTCAGTCCTATCTGGGGAGTCCAGGTCTCGGGACATACCCAAAATAGAGTCAAACCTCCTGGCAGTGAATTTAGGAAATATTTCTTCATGGGGAGAGTGATAAGTGCTTGGAACTCTCTTCTGCAAATATAGCTGGTGCCAGACCAgctattaattttaaaactgaAATTGGTGGATCTTGTTCAGCTAAAGGCTTGTAGAGTGAAGACACAGATCAGAACTGATCGAATTGAATGACAGCATAGACACAGGTGGTTAATTGGCTTCATAGTGTTCCTATATTCTTATGATAATTTGGTAAATTCTTGAAATGATTTATAGGGCTTTGGGAAAAGGGCTGGAGAGTAGATTTATTTGCTTGGCTCTACCAAATATTTGGAGAAGACATAATGGACTGATGagctctttctgtgctgtatctgtatatgattctatgagtatTTGAAGTTTAAATGTACCACTTCACAGTTTCATTTGATACCACCACAACGTAAAGGAAAGTTAATTTCACAAATCTGAATTACTCATCAAAAAGCTCCAGTAAGCAACATCTCAACAATCCAACCCACAGCCCAATTCTCTGCTGCAGTCAGCTGGTTCGGTGTTCAGCTGATGCTCTTAATCCAAGTCTCCAAGACAATGGCTGTTTGCTGCTTTGAAACAGAGTTTCAATGCTGCTAAAGCAAGCTTCATTTGCAACTTTTCATCACCTCATTTGACATTAGGCTGCACAGTGTGAAACTGTTTTTGTGTAATGAAATTTATTGTGTATATCGCAAGATTGTTTTACCACTATTTGGACTAATGGTCCAACTCATGAAGTGGTGAGCCTTGATTACCATCCCATTCCTCCCATCCCAGGTGTAACGTCTTATAAGGACCTAATAGAACTGAATGTAATTATTCTGAAATTGTACATTGTGCAGCTTATGTAGCAACAATACATGCAACTATTTGGCTCCTATCCAAGTATAAATCTTGGTGTTTTGCGTTAATCATGACTATACTGTATATGCATGTCTGAGTCCTTGGTACATTTCCCGTGCTAAAACTTAGTATCTTTGTGTTCCTAGGGCAAGAGTATGGGAAAGCAGATGCAAGATGGCTTCATTCAGATCCGACAATTGTATCATTAGAAATCCTGACTGTGACACTGGATGGGATTTTAATTCTGCTTCTCATTCATGCCATTGTGAAAGATAAATACTACAGGTGAGAAGATTGGAATGTTGTTCATTAAGAGAAATACCTAGCTGTAAACATTTCAATGGAGTAATTCAGCAAAGCAGCATTAATTTGCTTTTATCTGCGTTCGCATCAGGAGGAAACATTGGATTTCTCCCTCGTgcaatgtgaaatatttcataCTGCTCTCTCCTGTGGATGATTGCATTGCTGTTCTCTTCGCTTTACCGCTCCTTCCATGAAAGTATTAACTTATTCTGGCCAGGGTTCTGAGGGTGCTGGCTTCTCTAACTGTTTAACAACTTAACAGTTCTCCGGGACTGTAAATGTTGGAAGGCTATTTGACTGTGGATTGAGGCACTTTGTCTTACAGGACTCATTGGATAGTGAATAAGTAAATCAGGTGAACAGAGCTGTTTGCAATGGCCCCTGTAAGATTCTAATTCAATAtaagattgaacctgggactgtCTTAATCTGTATGGTTCAGTACTTCACTGAGAAGTACAATTCTCAACTAAGCTAATGGGAGATTCTTTCCATTCCTTTCCATGatccccctgcccccacccctaCATCCCCCCTTGGTctcattcctccccatctccaggAACACGGAGATGAGTTGCCTTGTCCATAACTTTAACCTTAATGTATTTTATATGAATGAAcatgtgtagtgattgtaatgaggtctaTGGAGCTATTTCACATGTATCTGAGAGGAATCTGTTAGTGAATAGCTGATGATAGATCAATACTTTAAAGACTGCTGTCAAAAAAAATCTCAAGAGAACAAGTCCTTTTTAGCtgaagagtttttttaaaaatttggattTGAAATCTTTATTGCAGTTCTCTTTGTCTGTATGCTGTTCTTCCAGTTACAATACCAAACAAGTTTGGAGTAATGTGCTGCAGATTAGAATGAAAATGCTGTTATTTTTTAAATTCAGCCATTCAGACATGTATGAGGCAAGTGGGATTCACACCTGGACCTCCTAGCTCAGAGATGGATCACTCCTTCTGTGCCACAAACCCGGTTTTAAAAACGTAAGCTCCACCACCagccgtggtgggatttgaatttgtATCCACATACCATCAACtagggtctctggattaagagtCTATTGGCATTACCACTATACCATCACCATAGTTTATGAAACAAAATGCTGGTGTAGGCACCGTCAGTGTGATTGATCTTTGAATTGATAATGTATTACGAAATAAATCGGTAAGATATATAAATAGACAAATACAGTGCTCAACATCAGTCTCAATAAGTAATGAGATTTACCTTTATCAATAATGGATCTGTTTAGGTTCAACTGTTTTGCAATATTCTGTGATGTTTTTGTCATCGCCTGCTGAAACCTGATGCTTGATGAAAAATGATGACAAACTAGAAATTCCACTTGCTGTAAAATCATTTTTTGTTTTGAAGTTTACTAACTTGTTCAACCgttctggaaatattcagcaggtctggcagcatctatcaGAAGAGAAATCAAGCTAACCTTTTGAGTGGATGAACTTCCATTGCAAATGGAAGATGTTGAAGCTGAGAAACTTTAAAGCAAGTACAAGGCCAGGCGAGGGGAGGGATAGGCCAAAAGGGAAAGATATAACTTCCCCTTTTAGCATGGATAGCCCCTCTCCCTTTTCCTTTCCTGCCCCTCATTGCCTTTTGCCAGGATCCTGAATTATTAACTGTTTTAtctctccaccaatgctgcctgacctgttgaatGTCACTAGCACTTTCTGTTTCCAGTGCAGAGTTCCAGCTTCTGCAGCATGTTGCTCTTGTACATGAGTCAGTCACTAATAACATGTTGCACTCTGTTCTACGATTTCAGGCACTTCGTACAAATCGCACTCTGCGTTTGTGAACTCTTTGGTGGCTGCATGACCTTCTTCCCCGAGTGGCTCATTGGGAGCCCCAACTTAAATACCAGCAACTGGCTTTATCTCTGGGTCTATCTAGTTTTCTTTAATATGATCTGGGTGGTTGTACCAGGGCTACTCCTATTGCAGTCTTGGCGAGGCCTTCAGGAAATGCACCAAAACAGATATGTGAAAAAGTCAACATAAACAGTTTTGTTGCTACTTCATCTAACAAGCAAGTAGATCCAAGCTTtgtgggatttaaaaaaaaaagtgagcAGAATTCCAAGTTTGATTATTTTGTTTGACATCGAGCTTGGTTTCAGTAAAGGCTAAATTCATTTTTCAGCATAAACAATATTTTCTCTCAAAAATCACAAAATACTGAATGTATACGGGGAAAATTGTAAGATGTATTTTCAATTGTTGAGAAAGAATCTACATTTATATGGCACTTGTTGTTATCTAGTATTGTCCAGCCCACAGCCAAGTGCAAGTGAGGAATGTGTTATGGTTATATAATTGAGTATAATTAGTTAGGAATATGattgactgtgtgtgtatcaaaTGTGTATCTATGAGTTTTTGGAACAAGTAATAagtttgggcagcacggtggcacagtggttagcactgctgcctcacagcgccagatacctgggttcagttcccgcctcaggtgactgaccgtgtggagtttgcacattctccccgtgtctgcgtgggttttctccggttgctccggtttcttcccacagtccaaagatgtgcaggtcaggtgaattggccatgctaaaattgcccatagtgttaggtgaaggggtaaatgtatagatgggtggcgggtcggtgtggacttgttgggccgaagggtctgtttccacactgtaagtaatctaatctaatctaggggtGGAAGCTGGTGATATGAGAGCTGGAATAAAACTCTGACCACAAAAACATGCTTAGACTCTGCCTTACAAACATTGTAATCTCTGGTGTTTATCATTCATGAATTTGGGGCATCCTAAATTGATTTAGGAGAACTTTTAAGGTTTGGTCTGTGTTGTAAGGTAGGAAACATGGCAGTTTGAACAAAGCAAGAACTAACCTCCAAAACAGCAATAATTTAATAACCAGATTAGTGATTTGGTATTGTTGGTTAAGAATTAATTATTGGTCAGAACAATGGGGGAGAACTTCAGATGTTTACATATCCAAGTTGCCTGCAAAATTTAAGTGTATAGTCCAGGCTGATGCTGTACCAGGGAAATGCTGCATTGGTGAAGGTGATACCTTTTAAATGAACCCTTAAAATCAGACTGTATTacttggtcagatggacagaaagATCCCATGGTACTTCAAATAGCTATTTTGTGCGTGTGAAAACCAGAAGTAATCTCTCAAGCACCACCATCCACCAGAGATTAATTTGTTGCACACAAAGTGCAGTGTTTGACAACATAATTGTTAGTACACATGAAAGGTAAACCATTTGGCCACTTTGGGGAATTTTTAGTGTGTGAAAGGCATTATTCTTTAAAATATGTTTTCACACAATCTAAGAGGTACATGTGGATCATTAATTGTTTCCTGAGTGTTTTACAAGaaaaacttaattgagttttatGCATTTGATGCAGTAATCTACAAGTATGGACTTTGTGAATGAACCCCCTCAGGACACAGAGAGGATGAGACAGTCCCTACCACATAGTAGGTGTTGGAATGCCATCTTGGCTCAAACCCAAAGAATTTGCAGGCTGCAATTGCTGATACTTTTATGTTGTTTCAGTTTTAACAATTCATTTAGAATTCTTATTTTGCATGGTGATTCATTGGTTTTCAACATTTTTGTATTGAATAGGATTTTGTGGGTTTTGCACTGTATATACAGtaatgaaacaggccatttggcccaatcaaTCAATGCTGCTGTTTATGCTCCACTTCAGCCTTCTTCCATGTTCGCTCATCTCAGTCTACCCTTCTTCCTCATATGCATGCTGAGCTTCATCTTAAATGCATCTATATTTGAACCGTTCCATATGGTAGCGGGTTCTACATTCTCACACctttgggtgaagatgtttcttctGAATTTCTGATTGGATTTAGGACAAAGAACAATTCAGCATaggaacagatccttcggccctcTAAACCTGTTATGACAcatttgcccttccatactaaaattgCCTTCACATGCATCCATTTCCCTCTATTTCCTTTTCTTGCTAACTCTCACTTGGAGATTTCCCCACAGGAGGAAATATTCCTTCTGTATCTACTCTGGCAAATGATTCATAATTTTAATGACCTCAAACTTTTCCTTCAGGCTTTTTTTTCAACAGTGAGCCAGTTTGCTTTTCTGGTGTGTGTACCCAGGCTTTCTGGTATCTTCCTTGCATGTCTTCTCTGCACCATCACCAGTGCCTCACATGTTCTTTTTATattatggcaaccagaactaccAGACATTAACTTTActaaaggagagagtgaggactgtagatgttggagaacagagtctgaaaatatggtgctggaaaagcaaagccgatcaggcagcatccgaggagcatcaGGGTCGACacttcgagcataagctcttcatcaggactttACTATAGTCCAGTCAAGGTTCAATACATGATTAGAATTACTTCCCTACTTTGTTATTCTATCCTCCAGAAATAAACCCTCATGCTTAATTTGCTTGCTAACTAACCTTGCATTACTAATCTGTGGAAACCTTCTGTCGTTAATTCAAAATACATACAACTACATCAATCTGTTGTGACATGTTGCTACACAGGAGCAGtgtggacttgaacccagacgtTTTATTGAAGCAGTTATACTCTGAGATCCTTTGTTCCTCTCCCCAATCTAGACTTGGACCTTCCAAATAATGAGTGACCTCTTTCTCTTCAAGCAAACAAACTATCTTACATTTATTTGTGTTGAACCAAATTTGCCAATTATTTAGCCATTTTTCAAGTTCATAATATCCTCATGAAAGTTGTTAGAATTTTCCTTGGTTATGAAAAATTGATGTCTGTGCAAATTGTGTTTTTAAACCACTTTGGAAACATACGTCCACCTAAATTCATCTAAATCCATCTAGTTTCATCTAAATTTATAACAGATCCTTATCTGCTCTGGATTACTTCCCATTAACAGATCCAAAAGGGAATATTAATTTGTTGAGCTTCTTCCATTTTGAGTGAGAAAGGAGTCCCGTACACATGAGAGAAATTCTAGTTCCAAATTAATATCAAGCTAGTTGAAATCACCATGATTTTTTTTTGACTCAATTCCTGAATTTATTTGTGCATTTCCCTTTGCATTGTTAGGTGGGCTGTAGACTAACCCAATTGCGATTGATCCTTAATTATCTTTGTCCATGGAGCTCTACTTTTTCCTTGGTCATAGCTACATTTTTTTTGTACTGCCATTATATTAGACCTTATTGTttacatttaaaacaaaaaggCCTTTATATATTTAAACCTTCACATATTATTTTAAACGTCTAATCTGCTCCTGAATCAATAGCAAATCTTCAGACATGAAAGAATGAGGTGTTTTTATTGCATATACAAGTTTGCAGTTTgatttcacctggaaggtattaCAAAAGCAATTAGTAATTTGTCAAATCTTGTCACTTAACTTGTACAAACAGTAGGCTGATGGGTAACAATTATAGAAGGTTATAGACAGAATCAACTGTTcatatgttatgacacacctctgcacCAGGTTGGACTTGGAACCAAGGCCTCTTGTCCCAGAAGTAGGGGCACTCCCACTGTGCCAATTGTATGATTGCAATTACCTTAAAAGGGTTTATTTTAAGTTAAACCTTTTAAATGAATGTTTGTTGTAATTCATGTTTCCCTTGTTGACTTCAAATCCACATCAAAGAATAAAATGTACTGAAACAGTTCTGCACAGTCTTTGCAGAGAGAAAAACAACATTGAAATCTGATATTCTTCGGAGCTTCATTGCTACTTTCGACTCATTCAGGGAACTATTAATATTCCTTTTGATGCAACAAGGGGGTCTCAGGACTTAACAGATCCTCATtatactttggcagaaagactttaaccagtggtctttccccactacGCCTTGGAGCAGCTGTCCCAAGCTTTAGTGCGTCCCTTAgtatgtagtcctggaccttgaaaTGTGCCAGTTTGCAAAGCTTGGTCAAGGTCAACTCTTTACACTAGAAGACCAATACATTTCGAGCAGAACAAAAAGTGTGTTTCACTGCATAGATGGTCCTCTACGCGGTTGATATTTGTCTTGGTATGTATTCCAGGAAATAGCCAGTGCAGTACAGAGACCTGCATcattgagcctgacatcggtggtgggcaagttgttgagggaatcctgagggacaggatgtacatgtatttggaaaggcaaggactgattaggaatagtcaacatggctttatgcatgggaaatcatgtctcacaaacttgactgagttttttagaagaagtaacaaagaagattgatgaagacagagtggtggacatgatctatgtagacttcagtgaggcgtttgacaaggttccccatgggagaatggttaacaaggttagatctcatggaatacaaggagaactcgccatttggatacaaaactggctcaaaggtaaaagacagaaggtggtggtagaggattgtttttcagactggaggcctgtgaccagtggagtgccacaaggattggtgctgggtccactacttttcatcatttatataaatgatttggatgtgagcatcagAGGTATATAGTAAgcttggagatgacaccaaaattggagatgtagtgttcagcgaagaaagttacctcagattacaacgggatcttgatcagattggccaatggactgagaagtggtagatcgagtttaacttagataaatgtgaggtactgcgttttgggaaagcaaatctcagcaggacttatacgcttaatagtaaggtcctggggagtgttgctgaacaaagagaccttggagtgcaggttcgttcctccttgaaagtggagttgcaggtagataggatagtgaagaaggcatttggtcagagtattgagtataggaggtcatgttgtggctggacagggcattggttaggccactgttggaatattgcatgcaattctggtctccttcctatcagaaagatgttgtgaaacttgaaagggttcagaaaagatttacaaggatgttgccagggttgggggatttgagctatagggagaggttgaataggctagggctgttttccctggagcatcggaggctgaggggtaacattatagaggtttataaaatcatgaggggcatggatagggtaaatagacaaagtcttttccctggggtggggcactccagaactcgagggcataggtttagggtgagaggggaagatataaaagagacctaacaggcaactttttcactcagacgatggtacatgtatggaatgagctgccagaggaagtggtggagactactacaattgcaacatttaaaaggcatctggatgggtatatgaataggaagggtttggagggatatgggccaggtgcttgcaagtgggactagattgggttgggatatctattcagtatggatgaattggaccaaagggtctgtttccatgctgtacatctctatgactctagattagagtggtgctggaaaagcacagcaggtcaggcagcatccaaggaggaggaaaatcgacgtttcggtcacaATAGGTGGattggggtggggatgaaggtgataggtcggagaggacggtgaagcggataggtgggaaggaaaattgacacgttggacatggttgaagagcttcagggcagaggagatgacctggtggtagcagtgagacagagactcactgagatctttgcAGAGagaggtaggcatccttgcaagaggatttgcagtaaggttaaaatcaactaggcagaATTGAGGACTACAGATCCtcgaaatcagagtctagattagagtggtgctgaaaaagcatagcaggtcaggcagcatccgagaagcaggaatattgacgttttgtgcaaaagcccttcatcaggaatgaaggcagggagcctctgggaTGGAGAgctaaatgggaagggggtgtggctggggagaaggtagcaaagagtacaataggtggatgggggtggggatgaaggtgataggtccgagaggagggtggagcagataggtgggaaggaagattgacagttcggacatggctgaagagcttcagggcagtggagatgacctgggggttgcagtgaaaCACTATGACCCTAtggagctgctcgggacgaatCTCACAAAAACCACTGAATCTTTTTCCAGAACTTCTTTACAAAGGCTTTCCTGAAAAAATAATTCAATAGTATTTCTGTAAACTGCATTCTTTCCACTCAATAAATTCTTCATGTATTTTGTATAATATTGTAATCTTTCTTGAATCGATTATGAAATCAAAATGTTCACATCAATGCAGTGTTGAGCGAGTGCTGCCTTCTATTTAAACATCATACCTAGACCTTCTAGTGTTGGGGAAGGTCTCCTACTCAATATTCGACCAGCAATAATTCATCACTAAGATGGATGTCTTGTCAAAGGGAGCAGCTCCACTGAGCGGAAAACTATTAGTTCTTACTGATCCAACTTGAATTTCCTGTCCATTGCTCTAACTGTGGGTAACTGGTAGGGAGAATATCGCACACAGGATCGATGGATGTGATCTGTGATCTATGATCTGCACTGACAGCCTGGGGACAGAATGACACCAACCGGCCGAAATATCACGTGACCTCAAGGGACCGGTTCTTGGTTGATACGTTTCCCTGGCAGCAGTTCCGTCATGAAACCCCACGTGATCCTCAGAGCCCAGCCTCCAATGCGACACGTGATCCTGAGCGGGACGTGACTCCGTGCAGCCCTACCTCCAATGCGAAACATCACTCCAAATGGTGCCCCGCCTCCGGTACTACACGTGACCCTCAGCGAACCGAGCCCCGACCAATGCGGCACGTGACGCCATCCAGCCCCGCCTCTAATAAGTGGCACGTGATTCCCATGGAAACCTCGCCTCCAGATTGCACGTGACCCTCAGCGACCAATGGAGAAGTGTGTGCCGTGGGGCCCCGCCTCCATTGTGGCACGTGATCTCCTGGGGTTCCTGGCGTCGTGCGGCCGGTTGACGGTGTGGGGACGGAAGTTAAAAATAACTTTACGATGATCGTAAGGCTGTATACCTGGATTTACGTTTGTGCGGTTTTTCAGCTACAACCTGCTTGTCAGGCCGGGCCCATGGTACAGAGGTAGATCAACACAACTCACGCTGCTCAGCCAAAGGAATCTACTTCCCATTTTAACTTAAATG is a genomic window containing:
- the ebpl gene encoding emopamil-binding protein-like, producing MSLLSPAALTSLLLCTAQVPLAWALALSFGRYCLPLDRALLGWLFYDAIVHFTLKGPFVYMSLAGTVAQSDNIVSFLWQEYGKADARWLHSDPTIVSLEILTVTLDGILILLLIHAIVKDKYYRHFVQIALCVCELFGGCMTFFPEWLIGSPNLNTSNWLYLWVYLVFFNMIWVVVPGLLLLQSWRGLQEMHQNRYVKKST